The DNA sequence GGATCCAAGGAACATTGTGCTGAGTAAAATTGTTTTTTTCATATGTTAAATTTTTGTTTTCTGGTTAGTATAACTATATCCCTGAACAGAGTATTAGTTAATTTCTCTAAGGTACAAAAAAAACCACTCTTCAGAATGGTTTTTCATTTGAATCTGATCTTATTGGTAGATCACAATATTATCCTTTTTAAGCTGGTATCCGTTTTTTTTGTAAGGAACCAATACATATCCATCTTTTTTCCATGCTTTGGCTTTACCGCCTGCTCTGGTAAGAATAATACTTCCTGTATCAGCATCTTTAATGAAAACCTCAGCTTTTTTCATGTCTTTGCTGAAAATAACTGCAGCTATTGAAGTATAACTTTCTTTTGGAGCTACTTCTGTCAGCTTAATTTTCTGTTCAAAAGTTCTTACACAGTCTTTCTTAATCTGAGAGTAAGTATACCCAGCAGAACCAATACATCCGTGTGCATCTCTGTCGCCACCTTTTATTTGCATTTCTTGCGCGAATGCTAAAGAACCTAAGAACATTGTACTCAATAAAATTGTTTTTTTCATGTCGATTTGCATATAATAATAATTACCGTGGTATTATTAAAAATCATGCCAAAAAAGACATAATACACATTTCTGTGAATACTTTATCTTTTTATTATTTAGTCCAATTGATCTTTGAATGCTTCACGTCAGTAGAGTTGGTTCCGATCATGATATCAAATTCACCTGATTCCCAGTCATATTTCAAATCTCCGTTGTAGAACTTCAGATTTTCAGGAGTGATATCGAAGGTTACTTTTCTGGATTCTCCTTTTTTCAAAAATATTTTCTGGAAACCTTTCAATTCTTTTACAGGTCTGGTAATACTTCCCACTATATCTCTGATATACAGCTGTACCACCTCAGCACCATCATAATTTCCATTGTTGGTTACTGTAACAGACGCCTGAATCGACTGATCTCCTTTCGGATTGGTATTGGATACAGTAATATCAGAGTAATTGAACTTTGTATAACTTAATCCATAACCAAAAGAATACAACGGTGTATTACACTCATCCATATAGTTGGAACGGAATCTTTCGTAAGTACATTTATCTACTTTATCCTGGCTCAGCGGGCGGCCTGTATTTTTAGCATTATAATAAATTGGAACCTGTCCAAGGCTTCTTGGGAAAGTCATTGGAAGTTTTCCTGATGGATTTACTTTTCCGAACAGAACATCTGCAATTGCATTTCCTGCTTCAGATCCTGCAAACCATGCATTCAAAATAGAATCCGGAGTATCTTTTACATTGGTTAAAGCTAATGGACGGCCTGTGAAAAGAACCATCGCAATAGGTTTCCCGGTTTTCTTTAATTCATTTAATAAATCAACCTGAGACTGAGGAATGGTAATTTCTGTTCTTGAGGAAGATTCTCCGCTCATTTCCGCAGATTCTCCAATCGCAAGAACAATAACATCAGCTTTGTTGGCAACGTCCACAGCTTCTTTTAAAAGTTCTTCTTTGGAACGGTTGTCTCTGTCTGTTTTCTTGCCGTGAGCAGCATAGATTTCTTCTAATTTAGCATCATAGTCTATATTCGCTCCTTTTGCTGATAAGAACTTAACTTCTTTTCCGTAGTTGGATTGTAATCCCTGCATTAAAGAAACTGAAGAGGCATGTTTTGTAGCAACACTCCATGTTCCGGCCATATTCATAGAATTGTTTACCAATGGTCCGATTACCGCTACCGTTCCGGATTTTTTTAAAGGCAATACCTGATTTTCATTTTTCAATAACACCATTGATTGGGCAGCTGCACTTCTTGCTATATTACGGTTTTCCATATTATAGACTTCTTTTGCTGCTAATTTGGCATCTCCATGTTTGTATGGATTATCAAATAAACCCAGGTCATATTTTGCTTCAAGAATTCTTCTTGCTGCCATATCAATTTCAGCCTGTGTAACTTTTCCTTCTGCCAGAGATTTTTTTAATGTTGTTAAAAAACCTTCTCCAACCATATCCATGTCAACGCCTGCTTTTAAAGCTAAAGCGGAAACCTGCTGAAGGTCTCCCATCCCATGGTCTACCATTTCATTGATACCGGTATAATCTGTTACCACAAAGCCTTTAAACTTCCATAAATTTCTCAATACTTCAGTCTGAAGCCATCTGTTTCCCGTTGCAGGAACACCATCCACTTCATTGAAAGAAGCCATCACAGAAGCTACGCCTGCGTCTACCGCGGCTTTGTAAGGAGGAAAATATTCGTTGAACATTCTTACATGGCTCATATCAACCGTATTGTAATCTCTTCCCGCTTCTCCGGCTCCGTATAGTGCAAAGTGTTTTACACATGCTAAGATATTGGTTCCATTGGCAAGGTCTTTCCCTTGGTAGCCATATACCATATTTTTAGAAATTTCACTTCCTAAATATGGATCTTCACCGGAACCTTCTGATACTCTTCCCCATCTTGGTTCGCGGGAGATATCTACCATGGGAGAGAATGTCCAGTTGATCCCATCAGAAGCAGCTTCTCTGGCAGCTACTTTTGCGGACTGCTGGATAAGGTTCATATCCCATGAAGCAGCCAACCCTAATGGAATTGGGAAAGTAGTTTCATACCCGTGGATCACATCCATCCCGAAAATCATTGGAATTTTCAGACGGCTTTTTTCTACAGCTACTTTCTGAACAGCTTTAATCTTATCTGCTCCTTTTATATTGAATAATCCTCCAACTAACCCTTGTTCTACTTTCTTTCCAATATCAGAACTCTGTGCCTGTCCTGTAGTAAAATCTCCGGAAGTCGGCAGGTTCATCTGGCCAATTTTTTCGTCTAATGTCATTTTAGCTAAAAGATTGTCTACAAAAGCTTTCTTTTTAGCCTGATATTGAGCCGTCTGATAAGACTGAACGGGCTTCGTTACCATTTCCTGCGCGGAAAATACAGGTGCCAATGCTAGGGTGGCGATTACAATTAACTTTTTCATAAATCTATCTTCTTAAATTATTGTTTATATTTTTTTGCTTTAATTCGATGGGTTTATCTTTCTATCATTGTGTGTCAGATTATTTTTCTTTCTTTTTAGACAGCATCCATTCATAGAGCTGTGGGTTTGAATAGGCCGAGTCCCACGAATTGTGATTGTCATTCGGGAAGATAACCAATTCTGCGGTTGGATTTACCGGATGCAGTTTTTGATAAAAATTAAAGGCATTGGCAGGTAATACGATATCATCCATTCCGCCATGAAATATTTTCATATTCAAATCTTTAAATTGATGAATATTAGCGGTCATTACCTGATCTGTAGGAGCACAAACTGAAGCCACAGCTGCAAACATTTCCGGATGTTCCATGGCAAGCTTCAAAGTTCCCCATCCTCCCATAGAAAGTCCGGTAAGATAGATTCGGGAAGCATCAATTTTATACTTCTTCTGAATTTCTTTGATCAGATTATACACGGTAACGGTATCCCACCATGTTCCTTCCGGACATTGGGGTGCAAGAATAGCCACCGGTTCTTTGATCAGGTTTTTATAGGTAAATGGACTGTGAGCTTTTACTAAATCAAGATTAGTTCCGCGTTCTCCTGAACCGTGCAGAAAGACTATTAATGGTACATTTCCTTTTGTATTCTTAGGATAATCCAGAATATAGGATATTTTCTCCTGCCTTTTAATTTCTTTATTGAGTTCTGCTTTTATCTCCTGCGCATTCACTTGCAATGAAAACGGCAGAAGTAAAAGAGGAATATGTTTCAGTTTTAATTTCATATTATTATTTAGGTTTTGGCTAAAGCCCATTTCTACTGAATTTATTTTATTCCGTATTTGGCTGACTGAAAGCTTAGTTTTTTTAATCCCTGTTGAATTTCAGGAGCATTCATAAATAATTTCCAAAGGAATCCTGACCTGTAGTTTTCAACCATTGGTGCTATTGTTCCCTGATCTATCGCCAGATATCTTGGAGTGAACCAATTGTTGTAATTGATAGACGTAGCATCATAAGGACCTGCGGATCCTATAAATTCAGGTTTTTGAGTATAAATGAATCTCAGGAAAGCCATTGATTCTTTCGGGGTATATGGGAAACTGCTCAATGCAGCTGTAGGAGTTATCACTCCGTTATCATTAGTAGGCATGTGAGCCGTGTATCCTGTGCTTCCGTCCTCATTTCTGGTATAACCTGCTGTCAGCCCCCAATAGTTAGGTCCGTAACCTTTCCATTGTTTTGGGTTTTCAACACAGTATTTATAGTCGATAAGGGTTTGATTTTTATTGATATCAAAATAGTTTTTGACAAGTTTATCAGACAATCCCGTAGGATCCAGTCCGATATATGAATATTGCGCCCAGAAAAGCGGTCCGCCATATTCTTCAGCGTAATTGTGTTTTACATACAGAGGCAATCCGTATTTTGTTTTGTCTGTAAGGTAGGTTCCGTTTCTCGTCCAGCCTTTGTAATAGGTTTCGGCATCAATGGAATACGTAGGTGAAGATGCGGCCAGAATATAGGTAATAAGGCATTCATTATATCCTTCAAGAGGAAAGTTCATTTCCCATTGGTATTCCGGTGACCAGTGCCAATAGAGAACTTTTTCGCCTCCTTTTGTATACCAGTTCCACTGAATTCCTTTCCATAGCTCATCGCATTTTGCGGCGAGTACTTTTTCTTCTGCGTTTCCGTTTTTAAAGTACTCACGGACCATCAGTATTCCCGAAGTAAGGAATGCGGTTTCCACAAGATCCCCGCCATTATCTTTTTTGCCAAAAGGAACCGTCTTTCCGGTTTTCCCATTGATCCAGTGTGGCCACGCACCTTTATGACGGTCTGCCTTAGCCAGGAAATCCATAATATGAGTAAGTCTTTTTACAGCTTCTTTTCTCGGAACAAACCCTCTTTCTGTCCCCACAAGAATGGTTGCCAGCCCAAAGCCTGAACCTCCTGTAGTGATAACATGTTTATCGTTATCCGGATAGATATTATCTTCGTGATAACGCTCTCTTCCTAACATTGAATTAGGTTCTGCATAATCCCAGAAATACTTCAAAGCATCTTTCTGTACTCTATCCATAAGCTGTTCATCAGTAATAGTACTTTTTACAACTTCGATTTTTCCAGCTTCCTGTTTTGATACAGGAGAATTTTTACAGGAATACACAAAAAATAAAGAGGTTATAGCCATTGATAATACGTTCCTTTTCATGAGATCTCTTTTTATAGGGTTTCTAACTAAAAGAAGAGGAGAACTTTCATTCTCCTCTAATGTTTATGGTTTATTTTAATAGCCAGGATTCTGTGTAAACAATCCTAAACTTGCATTCATTGCATCCAGTGGAATCGGGAATAATTCATTCTTCCCTGCTTTGAATCCATAAGAAGAAAGTACAGTAGCTGCCTGCCCCGTTCTTACAAGGTCTACGAAACGGTCACCTTCCATAGCAAGTTCCACTCGTCTTTCATGCCAGATTGCAGTTCTTAGAGCAGCTTGTGTTGATGCTGTTGTACCTCCTAACTGAGCTCTGGTTCTTACTTTGTTGAGATTAGCAATTGCTGTAGCGGTAT is a window from the Chryseobacterium indologenes genome containing:
- the bglX gene encoding beta-glucosidase BglX, with translation MKKLIVIATLALAPVFSAQEMVTKPVQSYQTAQYQAKKKAFVDNLLAKMTLDEKIGQMNLPTSGDFTTGQAQSSDIGKKVEQGLVGGLFNIKGADKIKAVQKVAVEKSRLKIPMIFGMDVIHGYETTFPIPLGLAASWDMNLIQQSAKVAAREAASDGINWTFSPMVDISREPRWGRVSEGSGEDPYLGSEISKNMVYGYQGKDLANGTNILACVKHFALYGAGEAGRDYNTVDMSHVRMFNEYFPPYKAAVDAGVASVMASFNEVDGVPATGNRWLQTEVLRNLWKFKGFVVTDYTGINEMVDHGMGDLQQVSALALKAGVDMDMVGEGFLTTLKKSLAEGKVTQAEIDMAARRILEAKYDLGLFDNPYKHGDAKLAAKEVYNMENRNIARSAAAQSMVLLKNENQVLPLKKSGTVAVIGPLVNNSMNMAGTWSVATKHASSVSLMQGLQSNYGKEVKFLSAKGANIDYDAKLEEIYAAHGKKTDRDNRSKEELLKEAVDVANKADVIVLAIGESAEMSGESSSRTEITIPQSQVDLLNELKKTGKPIAMVLFTGRPLALTNVKDTPDSILNAWFAGSEAGNAIADVLFGKVNPSGKLPMTFPRSLGQVPIYYNAKNTGRPLSQDKVDKCTYERFRSNYMDECNTPLYSFGYGLSYTKFNYSDITVSNTNPKGDQSIQASVTVTNNGNYDGAEVVQLYIRDIVGSITRPVKELKGFQKIFLKKGESRKVTFDITPENLKFYNGDLKYDWESGEFDIMIGTNSTDVKHSKINWTK
- a CDS encoding prolyl oligopeptidase family serine peptidase translates to MKLKLKHIPLLLLPFSLQVNAQEIKAELNKEIKRQEKISYILDYPKNTKGNVPLIVFLHGSGERGTNLDLVKAHSPFTYKNLIKEPVAILAPQCPEGTWWDTVTVYNLIKEIQKKYKIDASRIYLTGLSMGGWGTLKLAMEHPEMFAAVASVCAPTDQVMTANIHQFKDLNMKIFHGGMDDIVLPANAFNFYQKLHPVNPTAELVIFPNDNHNSWDSAYSNPQLYEWMLSKKKEK
- a CDS encoding glucoamylase family protein — its product is MKRNVLSMAITSLFFVYSCKNSPVSKQEAGKIEVVKSTITDEQLMDRVQKDALKYFWDYAEPNSMLGRERYHEDNIYPDNDKHVITTGGSGFGLATILVGTERGFVPRKEAVKRLTHIMDFLAKADRHKGAWPHWINGKTGKTVPFGKKDNGGDLVETAFLTSGILMVREYFKNGNAEEKVLAAKCDELWKGIQWNWYTKGGEKVLYWHWSPEYQWEMNFPLEGYNECLITYILAASSPTYSIDAETYYKGWTRNGTYLTDKTKYGLPLYVKHNYAEEYGGPLFWAQYSYIGLDPTGLSDKLVKNYFDINKNQTLIDYKYCVENPKQWKGYGPNYWGLTAGYTRNEDGSTGYTAHMPTNDNGVITPTAALSSFPYTPKESMAFLRFIYTQKPEFIGSAGPYDATSINYNNWFTPRYLAIDQGTIAPMVENYRSGFLWKLFMNAPEIQQGLKKLSFQSAKYGIK